The proteins below come from a single Branchiostoma floridae strain S238N-H82 chromosome 5, Bfl_VNyyK, whole genome shotgun sequence genomic window:
- the LOC118415929 gene encoding putative helicase MOV-10 — protein sequence MLWKKPVFTLSDRSKVTDGLGRHRLKPGEEYHITVSVRPIRGYGRHFVPVVLQFRRHDDGRTFYIARFLSVEVADDLTKSLGPTSPYRPPPRAARVRQGTKVVEGHPPDMTKADGLKMAALDTYPVPGSLRLQINRGDDLSDALRGPLCFSDYAAIFGALLHIEEVQMEVDIRRYDMRGVVMSRENRLMSLQVPGLAENRPSVLKGDHLFAQVRFGDRPGDVRYKGYVHHVEMLDVKIGFGQKLLDNFIKGMAFDVQFTFNRLSLRLQHRSLQLVRSRPSLGGVLFPDEAHLQPPDASSNQDMTLRFYNRKLEDNVEQSRAVRCIVGGSSRPAPYLVFGPPGTGKTVTLVEAIKQVYTVHRGSVILACAPSNSAADLLAQRLLTTTQLKPQLFRMNAASRLWRDVPEDLKDSKCCNYDPCTGQMYYPSLEELVQKYRIIVTTLVTAGRLASANFPPGHFTHIFIDESGHAVEPEAVIPVSGLLSPELGGQLVLAGDPKQLGPVLRSPVAIEHGLAMSLLERLMTQCPLYQRGEDGQYDSRVLTKLVRNYRSHPAILEKPNSMFYDGELEVHADQLVREAFCQWEELPKKNFPVIFHGVEGVDEREGSSPSFFNVQEVAAVVDYVEKLLQKRGGIKVKEEHIGIISPYRRQVQKIRQALKLRRRGEIKVGSVEEFQGQERLVIIVSTVRSTRQEYLKMDKDYNLGFLNNPKRFNVAITRAKALLIVVGNPYTLTRDGNWRSFLKYCKENGGIHPEGCDLPSERDEVEDILQRLDALNIGVTPPENEADDTPPEDQEWRRGE from the exons ATGCTGTGGAAGAAACCCGTCTTCACCTTGAGCGACCGGAGCAAGGTCACGGACGGGCTTGGAAGACACCGGCTGAAGCCAG GTGAAGAGTACCACATAACTGTCTCCGTGCGGCCCATCCGGGGATATGGTCGCCACTTCGTCCCGGTCGTCCTGCAGTTCCGTCGCCATGACGACGGCCGAACGTTCTACATCGCGCGGTTCCTGTCCGTGGAGGTGGCGGACGATCTCACCAAGTCCCTCGGGCCGACTAGCCCCTACAGGCCGCCGCCCAGGGCTGCTCGGGTCCGGCAGGGGACCAAGGTCGTGGAGGGGCATCCACCAGATAT GACCAAAGCAGACGGCCTGAAGATGGCAGCGCTGGACACGTACCCCGTTCCCGGCAGCCTGCGCCTGCAAATAAACAGGGGAGATGATCTGAG TGACGCCCTCCGTGGCCCGCTGTGCTTTTCCGACTACGCCGCCATCTTCGGCGCACTGCTGCACATCGAGGAGGTGCAGATGGAGGTGGACATCCGGAGGTACGACATGAGGGGCGTGGTCATGAGCAGGGAGAACAGGCTCATGAGTCTGCAG GTGCCGGGACTGGCGGAGAACCGACCGTCAGTGCTGAAGGGAGATCACCTGTTCGCACAGGTGCGGTTCGGGGACCGACCCGGGGATGTCCGCTACAAGGGCTACGTGCATCATGTGGAGATGCTGGATGTGAAGATTGGCTTCGGCCAGAA GTTGCTGGACAACTTCATCAAAGGTATGGCATTCGACGTGCAGTTCACGTTTAACCGTCTGTCGCTGAGACTGCAGCACCGCTCCCTGCAGCTGGTTCGCTCCAGGCCGTCGCTAGGGGGCGTCCTGTTCCCGGACGAGGCACATCTTCAACCGCCAGACGCATCAAGTAACCAGGACATGACCCTCAG GTTTTATAACCGGAAGCTGGAAGATAACGTAGAGCAGAGCCGGGCGGTGAGGTGCATTGTGGGCGGAAGTTCCCGCCCCGCCCCTTACCTCGTGTTCGGGCCTCCCGGGACAGGAAAAACCGTGACTCTGGTGGAGGCGATCAAACAG GTGTACACCGTGCACCGTGGCAGCGTGATCCTGGCCTGCGCTCCGTCCAACAGCGCGGCGGACCTGCTGGCGCAGCGGCTCCTCACCACCACCCAGCTCAAACCCCAGCTGTTCAGGATGAACGCTGCCTCGCGGCTCTGGAGGGACGTGCCGGAGGATCTCAAG GACTCGAAGTGCTGTAACTACGACCCGTGCACCGGCCAGATGTACTACCCCAGCCTGGAGGAGCTGGTGCAAAAGTACCGGATCATCGTCACCACATTGGTCACGGCCGGCAG ACTTGCCTCAGCAAACTTCCCTCCCGGCCACTTCACCCACATCTTCATCGACGAGTCCGGACACGCCGTGGAACCGGAAGCCGTCATTCCGGTATCCGGTCTGCTGTCTCCGGAATTAGGAGGGCAGCTCGTGCTGGCCGGAGACCCGAAACAGCTCGGTCCCGTGCTCAGGTCTCCTGTGGCAATCGAGCATGGTCTTG CCATGTCCCTGTTGGAGCGGCTGATGACGCAGTGCCCCCTGTACCAGCGCGGTGAGGACGGCCAGTACGACTCACGGGTACTGACCAAACTGGTCCGGAACTACCGCTCCCATCCCGCCATTCTGGAGAAACCTAACAGCATGTTCTACGACGGAGAACTGGAG GTTCACGCTGACCAGTTGGTGCGTGAAGCGTTCTGCCAGTGGGAGGAGCTGCCGAAGAAGAACTTCCCGGTGATCTTCCACGGGGTGGAGGGCGTGGACGAGCGGGAGGGAAGCAGCCCGTCCTTCTTCAACGTGCAGGAG GTGGCCGCCGTGGTTGACTACGTGGAGAAGCTGCTGCAGAAGCGCGGCGGGATCAAGGTCAAGGAGGAGCACATCGGCATCATCTCGCCGTATCGGAGACAG GTTCAGAAGATCCGACAGGCCCTGAAGTTGAGACGTCGAGGCGAGATCAAGGTGGGATCTGTTGAGGAGTTCCAGGGTCAGGAGAGGCTGGTCATCATCGTCTCCACTGTCAGGAGCACCCGGCAAGAGTACCTCAAGATGGACAAGGACTACAACCTGGGGTTCCTCAACAATCCTAAg CGTTTCAACGTAGCCATTACCAGAGCCAAGGCCCTGCTGATCGTGGTGGGAAACCCGTACACCCTAACTCGTGATGGCAACTGGAGAAG CTTCTTGAAGTATTGTAAAGAGAACGGCGGTATCCATCCCGAAGGATGCGACCTCCCGAGTGAGAGAGACGAAGTTGAGGATATTCTACAGCGACTCGACGCTCTGAACATCGGCG TGACGCCTCCAGAGAACGAGGCAGACGATACCCCACCAGAAGATCAGGAGTGGCGACGGGGCGAGTAG